One region of Candidatus Eisenbacteria bacterium genomic DNA includes:
- a CDS encoding MBL fold metallo-hydrolase has protein sequence MRVTFWGAARTVTGSKHLLTGGAGTLLLDCGLFQGRRAESEARNRTMPFAPSSLDAVILSHAHIDHSGMLPVLPKGRYDGPIHATPVTADLCRAMLLDAAHIQEKDAEYLNRRKRGDNRREPIRPLYAAADAEQAFTLFQTHDYEQGFEPLPGVTAMFHEAGHIAGAASVSLRWRENGSERSLVFSGDLGRPDRPILKDPTPLPEADYLIIEGTYGGKTHPEEATLWSSLEAVVNETVAKRGRIVIPAFAVGRTQEVVYALDHLIRERRIPELPIFVDTPLGAEVQGIIRRHPEVFDDETASAIRAGGDPLGMHRVTLVRDAADSKQLNERSGPFITISASGMAEAGRILHHLKHTVEDERNTVVIIGYQAEGTLGRRLVEGVPEVRILGELHPVRAKVRVLNGFSAHADHPALVKQAASCVAAKGIAIVHADLERAEALKAGLHAPERTRIPNEGETWELR, from the coding sequence ATGCGCGTGACCTTCTGGGGCGCCGCCCGCACGGTGACCGGCTCGAAGCACCTCTTGACCGGGGGGGCCGGGACGCTGCTCCTCGATTGCGGGCTCTTCCAGGGCCGCCGCGCGGAGTCCGAGGCGCGGAACCGCACGATGCCGTTCGCTCCCTCCTCGCTCGACGCGGTGATCCTGTCGCATGCGCACATCGATCATTCCGGCATGCTTCCCGTCCTGCCCAAGGGACGGTACGACGGGCCCATCCACGCGACTCCCGTGACCGCCGACCTCTGCCGCGCGATGCTCCTCGACGCGGCGCACATCCAGGAGAAGGACGCGGAGTACCTGAATCGGCGGAAGCGCGGGGACAACCGCCGGGAGCCGATCCGGCCGCTCTACGCCGCGGCCGACGCGGAGCAGGCGTTCACGCTCTTCCAGACGCACGACTACGAGCAGGGTTTCGAGCCGCTCCCCGGCGTGACCGCCATGTTCCACGAGGCCGGCCACATCGCGGGCGCGGCGTCGGTTTCGCTCCGCTGGCGCGAGAACGGGAGCGAGCGGTCGCTCGTCTTCTCGGGGGATCTCGGGCGGCCCGATCGTCCCATCCTGAAGGACCCCACGCCGCTTCCGGAAGCGGACTATCTCATCATCGAGGGAACGTACGGCGGGAAGACGCATCCCGAGGAAGCGACGCTCTGGTCCTCGCTCGAGGCCGTGGTGAACGAGACGGTGGCGAAGCGGGGCAGGATCGTGATTCCCGCGTTCGCGGTGGGGCGCACGCAGGAAGTGGTCTACGCGCTGGACCACCTCATCCGCGAGCGCCGGATTCCGGAGCTTCCGATCTTCGTCGACACGCCGCTCGGAGCCGAGGTGCAGGGGATCATCCGCCGCCATCCGGAGGTCTTCGACGACGAGACCGCGTCGGCCATCCGCGCGGGCGGCGACCCGCTCGGCATGCACCGGGTCACGCTGGTCCGGGACGCGGCGGACTCGAAGCAGCTCAACGAGCGCTCCGGGCCGTTCATCACGATCTCCGCGTCGGGTATGGCCGAGGCGGGGCGCATCCTCCACCACCTCAAGCACACGGTCGAGGACGAGCGGAACACGGTGGTCATCATCGGCTATCAGGCGGAGGGAACCCTGGGGCGCCGCCTCGTCGAAGGCGTCCCGGAGGTGCGGATCCTTGGCGAGCTCCATCCCGTGCGCGCGAAGGTCCGCGTGCTGAACGGATTCAGCGCGCATGCCGACCATCCGGCGCTCGTGAAGCAGGCGGCCTCGTGCGTCGCCGCGAAGGGGATCGCGATCGTGCACGCCGATCTCGAGCGCGCGGAGGCGCTGAAGGCCGGTCTCCATGCGCCCGAGCGCACGCGGA